Part of the Rhizobium sp. CCGE531 genome is shown below.
CTGCGAAGCTATTTCCGCGACGATCTCTTTACGATGGTTGGCCGTGAACTTGTCCCAACGCCACGTGCCGAAAGGCTCGCCGTGGCCGTCCGAGAGGCTTTGCTGTATATCCAGCTCTCCGTTATTGCCTGGGAACCGTTCGATCCGGCTCATTCGGATCGCTGCTTCAAGATCATCCTATCCGACTACGTCACACTCGTGTTTCTTGAAAAGGTCGTCGAGCGTATGGCGCAGGAAGCTCCTGCCATCAGCTTCGAGTTTCTACCTGTTTCAGACGACTTCGATGAGCTCCTCCAGCGCGGCGACGTCGACTTCCTCATTATGCCGGAAGTGTTCATGTCGAAGCATCCTCATGCTGCACTGTTCGACGATATATTCGTGTGCGTAGGGTGCAGTACGAACAAGCAGCTATCAGAGCCGTTCACCTTCGAGCACTACATGTCGATGGGCCATGTTGCGGTCAAGTTTGGAAATAGTCGCAAGTCCGCCATTGACGAGTGGTATTTGCGCGAGCGGGGTTTCAAGCGACGTATCGAGGTCGTGGTGCAATCCTTTAGCATGATACCGCCCATGCTGGCGGGTACCGACCGCATTGGGACGATGCCTTTGCGGCTGGCGCAGCACTGTGCGAAAACGACGCCCCTGCGCATCATGGAGCTTCCGCTTCCGATCGCCACATTGACCGAGGCCGTCCAATGGCCCGCGCTCCACAATAGCGATGCGGCAAGCCTTTGGATGCGGGAGACATTAATTCGGGAGGCTGCCCGGATGGTTTCGTCGCCGGCCGCGGAACGTCAAGATGCTCCGACGATGAAGCCCACTCGTCCGAAAGTTTACGCCGGATAAACGGCCGGCTCGCTTGATGCGGCTGTGATGTATTCAAACTTTTCCAAGCCATTGGGCATGCGAGCTTGTCCGCGACCGGTCACCGGGAATATTGCGCAGCTTACCTGGATCCCTGCGCTTACCGCTGAGTCTAAAAACGCATAAATTGCCAAGGCTGTCCTATCCGTTTCGTGTGGGTCGCGCCGCATGGATATGCCGCTTTCGATCCTGGGGCATGATGCGGCCGAACAACCAGTTGGGGTCTCAACTGGTTTGGCATTGTTTTGAGGCAAACCCGGGTGCTTCGCCAGTGGCACGATTTGATGTGGGATTGTCTCCAATTTTAAAAATTCTTTGGTCCCGCTGTGGTCTTGGCCAACCTGCGGCACCCTCCGATCGCCAGGCTTTATCAGTTTACTGCGACACCTTGCGTCCGATTTGTCGGGCCCGCGACAAAGGCTTGTCCAGTTGGAGCGCATGTCTGGCGCAGCTAAATAGCTGAAAAACAATCAAGAGAGTTTCCCTTCAAGTCGGCCGCCAACTTGGCACGCGTTTTGAAACGCTTCTTGGCGGGCGGCGCGAGCTGCCGACCGTACTCCGCGATGGATGGAACGAAAGAAGGAAGGCAACATGTCAGATTTGCGTCAAATCGCATTCTACGGCAAAGGGGGCATCGGCAAGTCCACCACCTCACAAAATACGCTCGCAGCCCTTGTCGATCTCGGCCAGAAGATCCTGATCGTCGGCTGCGATCCCAAAGCCGACTCCACCCGCTTGATCTTGAACTCGAAGGCGCAGGACACCGTGCTGCATCTAGCGGCACAGGAAGGTTCGGTGGAAGACCTCGAACTCGAGGACGTGCTCAAAATCGGCTATAAGGGCATCAAGTGCGTAGAGTCCGGCGGCCCAGAGCCGGGTGTTGGTTGCGCC
Proteins encoded:
- a CDS encoding LysR family transcriptional regulator → MRFKGLDLNLLVVLDALMTERNLTAAARSINLSQPAMSAAVARLRSYFRDDLFTMVGRELVPTPRAERLAVAVREALLYIQLSVIAWEPFDPAHSDRCFKIILSDYVTLVFLEKVVERMAQEAPAISFEFLPVSDDFDELLQRGDVDFLIMPEVFMSKHPHAALFDDIFVCVGCSTNKQLSEPFTFEHYMSMGHVAVKFGNSRKSAIDEWYLRERGFKRRIEVVVQSFSMIPPMLAGTDRIGTMPLRLAQHCAKTTPLRIMELPLPIATLTEAVQWPALHNSDAASLWMRETLIREAARMVSSPAAERQDAPTMKPTRPKVYAG